The DNA segment AACTCTTGCTGTCGTCGCCTACCGACAACCGGTTTCGCGAGCGGGAGCGGAGGCAATTCGCGGCGTTGCGTGCGGAGAGTTGCTGCGGCAGTTGATGGAACGAGATTTAATACGTATCACTGGTCGTAGCGAAGAACTGGGCAGACCGTATCTTTACGGTACCACCAAACGATTTTTACAAGTTTTCGGGTTATCAACGATCGACACCCTGCCACCCATTGATTGGCAGATGTTGCAAGAAGATTCCCCTCCAGATTTACCCCTTGATGATTTGTCGACACCCACGAAGGAGTCTGTCGTGAGTACCTCTGTCGCGCCAGTTCTAAGCTCAGATGTTTTCGGTCAATCCGAGATTTTCTCAACCGTCCTAGACCCAACTGCCATCGAAACGATCGTTTCGGTGGAGGGTGATTCATTGGAGTCGATCCGCACTGCCGCGGACGGGGTCACTGATTCGGCGCCCCAAGCCATTATCGAAGATGAAGAAGACGATGATGATTGGGACGACGACGATGACACCGACGACGATGATGATGACTGGGACGACGATGATGATGAGGACGACGACGACGACGACGACGACGACGACGACGAACTCGACGGCGACTGGGAAGAAGTCGACGACGATGATGACGAGGAAGATGAGGACGAAGAAGACGACGACGATGACTCGGATGACGACGACGAAGAAGAAGAGTCAGACGAATCAGATGATGACGAAGACTGGAGCGAAGACGACGACGTAGATGATGTCGATGAAGACGATGACGACAACTGGGACTGAGTCGTCGATGCGTCCATCGCAACCATTGGTCAGGACTTGTTTTTGATCAATGGATTCATCGAATCGTCTTGCCACAAGGGGAAAGCGAAATAGCCCAGGTAGCGTCCTAGCTCTCGCTATTCGTCGCCGAGATTAAACAGGTGGCGAACCGCCTCGACCAAGCCACGTCGATGGCCTTCCGCGGCATCGTCTTTGATCGACGTCAAAGGTGGGTGAAGCAGTTTGTTGATCAGTCGATCAAACGACTTTTCAATTTCCTTGACCGTGGCTGCATCGGATTCGCCTAGTCCGAGTTTGTTCTTCAAACGCATCAACTCATCTTGTTTTAGATCGGTTGCCTGCGTTCGCAACCGCTGAATCACCGGTCCGGCCCCGCGATGATGAATCGCGCTGATGAAACGTTCGGTTTCTTCGGCAATGACCTGTTTTGCTTTCGGCCATTCTTTTTGACGTTCGCGCCGGTTGCGTTCACAGGCAGCTTTTAAGTCATCGATACCGTACAAATAGACGCTTGATAGATCGCCAATCGAAGCTTCGAAATCGCGTGGTACGGCAAGGTCCAAAATCAGCAGCACGCGGTTTTTTCGTTTCGCGTGCAGTGGCAAAAACGTCGCTTGA comes from the Rubripirellula reticaptiva genome and includes:
- the scpB gene encoding SMC-Scp complex subunit ScpB encodes the protein MQRLWSPAADRVAVWSGGFSASSRGLCDGAKGATKLPRPYSVTSFPSSSAENVDKVSSDSAADDEEPRVRRMRLEAVLLISKAPVSPRKVAQLAHLADATEARTLVRQLNRVYDTQGRAIRVEHVAGGFRMLTHPMLAPWLARLGHLPPAVRLSTPMMETLAVVAYRQPVSRAGAEAIRGVACGELLRQLMERDLIRITGRSEELGRPYLYGTTKRFLQVFGLSTIDTLPPIDWQMLQEDSPPDLPLDDLSTPTKESVVSTSVAPVLSSDVFGQSEIFSTVLDPTAIETIVSVEGDSLESIRTAADGVTDSAPQAIIEDEEDDDDWDDDDDTDDDDDDWDDDDDEDDDDDDDDDDDELDGDWEEVDDDDDEEDEDEEDDDDDSDDDDEEEESDESDDDEDWSEDDDVDDVDEDDDDNWD